The genomic window AAGAAGATCAATGTGAATGAAGGTAATTATTTTAAAAATAAATGATTATCAAATTATGTTTAAGGGGGATACATAAATGAAATTTGTTCAAACTTCAAAAGCACCAGCAGCAATAGGTCCGTATTCACAAGGCATCATTGTAAATAACTTATTTTACAGCTCAGGTCAAATTCCGCTAACTGCTGAGGGTGTTTTGGTAGAAGGAGACGTAATCGTTCAGACTCATCAAGTGTTCAAAAATCTGCAAGCTGTACTTGAAGAGGCTGGCGCGTCTTTAGAAACAGTTGTAAAGGCAACCGTATTTATTAAAAATATGGACGACTTTGGTGCGATCAACGAAGTGTATGGGGAATATTTCCACACTCATAAGCCTGCACGCTCTTGTGTAGAAGTGGCTCGTTTGCCTAAGGATGTTTTAATAGAAATCGAAGTAGTAGCTCTTGTAAAATAGCAGTCAATATAAAAAACCAAGCTCGTTGCAATCGCGGGCTTGGTTTTTTTAGTTAAATAGAAAGATGATCCGGGTTAATTTTACAATTTATTGTATATTTTTTGGTAGTTTAGTCATAATGGATATGGGATAATAAATAGAACTTAATCATTTGGAATAAAAGATTCTAAAAATTTTTTCGATTCAAGCAGGAAAAACAGAGGATATGTGGAATTAAATAAAATAAGATTTGTATCTTCTTGAAAAGGTGGTGAACAGAATGGAAGTAACTGACGTAAGATTGCGCCGCGTTAATACAGATGGCCGTATGAGGGCGATTGCCTCTATTACTTTAGATCATGAATTTGTTGTTCACGATATTCGAGTAATTGATGGCAATAATGGATTGTTTGTTGCAATGCCTAGCAAACGTACTCCGGATGGGGAGTTTAGGGATATTGCTCATCCTATTAACTCAGGAACACGGGGGAAAATCCAAGAGGCTGTATTATCAGAATACCACCGTTTAGGTGAATTAGAAGTTGAATTTGAGGAAGCAGGAGCTTCCTAATAATAAGCAACTAGAGCCTACTACTAAGTAAGGCTCTTTTTTATGTACCTGATTATGAATACGATACCCCCTTAATTCCCCGTTTATTACCAACTCAAACCTCTCACTTTTTATAAAAAAGCTCTGCAATTCTGCCCTTTATCAATTTCCTTCCTTCATATGGGAATAATTCAACATTTTTCGTGTAAAAAATATGTAGTTTTTTGTCACTCCTTGAAATAAGACCGTATATAGGATATATTTTTAAGGGATAAAAAGGTTATGTGATCGAATAATGCGGAACTGCGATGATGAAATGAACATCTAATGTATTCGTAAATAAATGAGTGAACCAATATAATGAAAAAAGAGTATTGGTGCTTCACGCTGTCTTAATTTATTCGTAAGCTGTAATAAACAGCTTTTCTATTGTCTAGCTCCAGCGCCTACCCCGATGTACAGGACGTACTAGTGTCGACAGAGCGACAGGACGTCGCGTTATTGTCGACCTCGAGGTCACAAGCCAATCCTCCCAGAAAGGTAAATACACTTTTCCGTGAGGCTCGTCTTGTGCTTGTCGGGGGTGACCACGGCGCTTGCGCTTTTCAAGAAGTGAGCGACATTATTTCACTTGAAATGGAGGCCTGTCTGTGTATAATCGTTATGCGGTCATCTTAGCCGCGGGCCAAGGGACGAGAATGAAGTCTAAGCTTTATAAAGTCCTGCATCCTGTGTGTGGAAAGCCGATGGTTCAACACGTGGTTGATCAAGTTTCAAAGCTTAACATAGAGGAAATTGTCACAATCATTGGACATGGGGCAGAATTGGTACAGGCACAGCTCGGTGACGACATTAAGTATGCATTGCAAAAGGAGCAGCTGGGTACGGCCCATGCTGTCATGCAAGCGAAAGAAATGCTCCATGGGAAAGAAGGCGTTACCATTGTCGTTTGTGGAGATACTCCGCTAATCACCCATGAGACAATGGAGGCCCTTTATAAACATCACGAGGATAAAGGTGCTAAGGCAACGGTACTGACTGCTTGGACCGACAATCCTGCTGGCTATGGACGCATCGTCCGAAATGAAAGCGGACATGTCGAGAAAATAGTCGAGCATAAGGACGCAACAGAAGAAGAACGAAAAATTCAAGAAATTAATACGGGTACTTATTGCTTTGATAATCAAGCTTTATTTCAAGCGTTAAGTCGGGTAAGCAATGATAATGTCCAGGGAGAATATTATTTACCGGACGTTATTGAGATTCTGAAAAATGAAGGAGCTCCTATTGCTGCTTTCCAAACAGCAGAATTTGAGGAGACTCTTGGTGTGAATGACAGGGTTGCTCTTTCTGAAGCAGAACGATTAATGAGAAAGAGAATAAATGAGTTCCATATGCGAAATGGTGTGTCAATCATCGACCCATCCAATACGTATATCGGTTCCGATATATCGATAGGAATGGATACGATTATACACCCCGGCACGATTCTTACTGGAAAAACAACGATTGGATCTAATTGTGTCATTGGTCCTCACAGCGAAATTTCAGATTGTACAGTTGGCGATCATACTATAATTCGTCAATCTGCAGCTTTTGACAGTCAAATTGGTTCCGGTGTCCAAATTGGGCCATTTGCTCATATACGTCCGAAATCTGACATTCATGGGCATGTGAAAATTGGAAACTTTGTTGAAGTGAAAAAAGCTGTTTTCGGTGAGGGAAGCAAGGCATCTCATCTAAGCTATATAGGGGATGCTGAAGTCGGCCGCGATGTAAATATTGGCTGCGGCACAATTACAGTCAACTACGATGGGAAAAATAAATTCCTAACGAAGATAGAAGATGGAGTTTTCGTAGGCTGCAATTCCAATCTCGTGGCACCAGTAACCATTGGGGAAAATGCCTATGTGGCAGCGGGCTCAACGATAAC from Bacillus sp. DTU_2020_1000418_1_SI_GHA_SEK_038 includes these protein-coding regions:
- a CDS encoding RidA family protein, with amino-acid sequence MKFVQTSKAPAAIGPYSQGIIVNNLFYSSGQIPLTAEGVLVEGDVIVQTHQVFKNLQAVLEEAGASLETVVKATVFIKNMDDFGAINEVYGEYFHTHKPARSCVEVARLPKDVLIEIEVVALVK
- the spoVG gene encoding septation regulator SpoVG, encoding MEVTDVRLRRVNTDGRMRAIASITLDHEFVVHDIRVIDGNNGLFVAMPSKRTPDGEFRDIAHPINSGTRGKIQEAVLSEYHRLGELEVEFEEAGAS
- the glmU gene encoding bifunctional UDP-N-acetylglucosamine diphosphorylase/glucosamine-1-phosphate N-acetyltransferase GlmU codes for the protein MYNRYAVILAAGQGTRMKSKLYKVLHPVCGKPMVQHVVDQVSKLNIEEIVTIIGHGAELVQAQLGDDIKYALQKEQLGTAHAVMQAKEMLHGKEGVTIVVCGDTPLITHETMEALYKHHEDKGAKATVLTAWTDNPAGYGRIVRNESGHVEKIVEHKDATEEERKIQEINTGTYCFDNQALFQALSRVSNDNVQGEYYLPDVIEILKNEGAPIAAFQTAEFEETLGVNDRVALSEAERLMRKRINEFHMRNGVSIIDPSNTYIGSDISIGMDTIIHPGTILTGKTTIGSNCVIGPHSEISDCTVGDHTIIRQSAAFDSQIGSGVQIGPFAHIRPKSDIHGHVKIGNFVEVKKAVFGEGSKASHLSYIGDAEVGRDVNIGCGTITVNYDGKNKFLTKIEDGVFVGCNSNLVAPVTIGENAYVAAGSTITEDVPGGALSIARARQVNKENYVEKLNGKK